ATTAGCGATGCCATATGTTTTAAATACATGCACATAGATATATTTGTCTTCTCGGTTTAAAGCGACACGGACCCTCTTCCTTATTTTCTCACATTATTATTTAATAGCAGAATACAATATGAGCTTCAAAAGTTTACTGACAAATGAAAACTTGAAAGACTCTTTGAATATTCAAAGTTCAAAGTTGAAGGATATCCTGGCTAATCGAAGTCAGGATAATTAGCTGTCTTATAGAAAATGGCGTTAAGGAAAATCAATTAGATCTCATCAATGGTGCAACTTATATACTCCCTCCGGTTTTTTTATTAGATAACGTTTTAAAATCATGCATATAGATTAAAAAAATTATTATCTTCTATTTTCTATACAAAAATATCATTAAATATTCATTTGACTTTAAATTAATCAATAACAAAATAGATTTCATAATATAAATGGTTATAATATAAATGGTTAAATAACATAGAAAGTTGATAAATTTTACATTAAAAATTGACGATGTTATTTAATTTTTTAAAAAATTATAAAACGTTATTTTTTGTTATAATTATTCTCATTATTGTTATTTAAGTTATTTTATGTTTTAAAAAAAAGTTATTTTATGTTTTAAAAAAAAGTTATTTTATGTTTGAGCTTCGATTTCATACTATACTTGCTCATATATTCTTCTTTTTTTTTGTAACACCACTACTTACTCATATATTCAGTAAATTTTTTATTGTAGTAAAGAAAAGAGGTTTCTTATGCAATTAAGGCAAAGTTGAGGAGGTAGAGTTAAATAAATTCTTTGGCATATTGTATATGAAATGTCAATCATGAATGATGACTATTGTATACTTTGCAAGTAGAGTTTAATCTAAGAATCTAAACTGTACTTCTTGTTCCATATTCTTTTCTCGTAAACATCTAATCCATATAGTTACACCAAATTCCATTCCGTTTCATCATCACAACTAAAAAAGTTAATGACAGAAACTTCTTATCAATCATATACCTCGACCAAGAAACCTGGTTCATTCCGGATTCGACTAATAGTCCTAAATATAGATAGTTTTTCTAAAGCAATCTTTAAATAAAAATTCATATTTGTATGTGTTATTTAACTGAAACCAAAGTCAGATAGTTTTTTCAGGAAATTGTTTGAACATATTGTAACTCGAGACTCGAGAGATATATTTTAACTGCGTAACACACCCATAATATTCACCACCAAAATCTCGTTGTGACCTATATGGATAATTCTATTTTTGTACCAAAAACAAAACGTCAATAAATATGTGATTCTAATCTTTTATTTTAAAATAAATGTTTGGTTCATTGTCGAGTTCGATTAATTTATATACTAATATTATATTTACCACAGTAAGTGATATTTAAAGTTTTGAATACAAACTGAGACATCATCTAAGTTTTAATTCTTTGTATAATCAATATTATTATTTATCATCTAACTATATCTTATTCGAACTATGATAAAATAATCTGAAAAATTGTCAAAATACTTTTTAAGACATTCTCATTGGGGTGCATATGTTAAGATTGCATACTTCAGTTCAAATCTTAATTTTTAAAACATCACTTGGAGGGAAATCTATTTTCTACAAAATGTCATTTCTTATACTCCCTCCGTTTCAAATTAATTATCGTTGTAGAGAAAAATTTTCGTTTAAAAAAATAAATGTCGTTTTATGATTTCAATGAAAAATTTATTAGTAAGATTCTTCTGTTTATTTTTCTATTGGTTGAAATATGGTTAGGTGTATGGGTAATGATGTTTTTATTTTGAAAATATACAAAATTAAATATTTTCTTAATCTGTGTGCATGAACCTAAAACAACAACTAAATCGAAACGGAGGGAGTATTAATTTCCCTTAACGAGAAGCTAATTAATTAAGTAATAATTTAAATTAACGTCAAATACGTGTTATAGTTTAATTCTTCATTGGGAAAAAGCAAGCTGATGGCTAAAGTATGAACATTTTCCAATATTACGTAGTCTATAAATTCCCAAGAACCTGTGGATTTACTTTCATTTTTCATCTCAAAGCACTAAAAGTCTCGACTTTTTTCTATCTCTCTATTCAGTTATGCATGCATAGAGGCATAGAGCTTATTAGGAGATACCAAACCCATAAAAACAAAAATAGAACACATAAATAGCATTTGTAAGGAAATTGAAAGTAAGTATGGAAAATTCAATGAAGAAGAAGACCTTCACAGAGAGTGAAGAAGTAGAGCTCAGAAGAGGGCCTTGGACTCTTGAGGAAGACACTCTTCTCACAAATTACATTATCCAGAGCAGTGAAGGCCGTTGGAACCTCGTCGCCAAATGTGCTGGTAACTGATTAAGAACATGGTTTTGATTTACAATTAGAGATACTCTAACTTTACTATAACCACTCTCTTTATCTTCGTGAAAATATGAAAACAGGGCTAAAGAGAACCGGGAAAAGTTGTAGATTGAGATGGTTGAATTATTTGAAACCTGACATAAGGCGAGGGAATCTCAGTCCCCAAGAACAGCTTCTGATCCTTGATCTCCACTCTAAATGGGGTAATAGGTGTGTCAACCTTCGATCTCATAAACAATTCTTGTTTTTATATTCCCAAAAAGTTCCTGACCTTGGACCATTATGTATAAACTTTGTGTGTATTTAAGGTGGTCCAAGATAGCACAGTACTTGCCAGGAAGAACGGACAACGAGATCAAGAACTATTGGAGAACAAGAGTTCAGAAACAAGCTCGACAGCTCAACATCGAATCTAACAGCGACAAATTCTTTGACGCTGTTCGTAGTTTCTGGGTCCCCAGATTAATAGAGAAAATGGAGCAGAAGCCATCAAATACTTATTGTTGTCCCCAAAACAACAACAATAACAATAACTCTCTTCTTCCTCCTTCTCAGTCTTACGACTCAATGAGTAAACAAACATATACTGATATCTCGGGTAAGAACCTGGGTATAAGCAACACCGATGGTTCTGCTTCGAGCTCCACTTCCATGCCTGATCTTATGACGGTTCCACACTTCATGGATCACAACACCATCATCGATTCTTCGATGTGTTACCATGAAGGCAATGGTCAAGAACTCGGTGGATATATTCCTGGGATGGAGGAGTATTACATGAGAAATTCAGACATATCAACGGATTGTCACGTGGCGGAAGCGTACGAGGATGTCACACAAGATCCCATGTGGAATGTGGATGACATTTGGCAGTTTAGGGGCTAACTGTCAGTCAAGAGACGTATGTACTATGGTTGGAGCCCAATACATGGTTTTATTTATATATACTATAGTAAAATACTTTTCATTTTAGTATATATATGATCAAAAAGTTGTTGGA
This genomic interval from Brassica oleracea var. oleracea cultivar TO1000 chromosome C2, BOL, whole genome shotgun sequence contains the following:
- the LOC106326102 gene encoding transcription factor MYB24-like; translated protein: MENSMKKKTFTESEEVELRRGPWTLEEDTLLTNYIIQSSEGRWNLVAKCAGLKRTGKSCRLRWLNYLKPDIRRGNLSPQEQLLILDLHSKWGNRWSKIAQYLPGRTDNEIKNYWRTRVQKQARQLNIESNSDKFFDAVRSFWVPRLIEKMEQKPSNTYCCPQNNNNNNNSLLPPSQSYDSMSKQTYTDISGKNLGISNTDGSASSSTSMPDLMTVPHFMDHNTIIDSSMCYHEGNGQELGGYIPGMEEYYMRNSDISTDCHVAEAYEDVTQDPMWNVDDIWQFRG